GTCAAGGATTTAGTTTACAGCATTGACATTGGTATCAATCAATATCTGTCATCATCGATACTGATACTAATTGGACGATTATGCCCCAAAGATTCtaattcttctatttttttactattttaccctcaaATTTTTGTATCACCAATATGTATTTGGCTAGCTATCACAACCAATACCAATACTGATACGGCAAATCCAATACCAATCCCTAAATCAATGACCCCAAGTCCCTAACTGAACAACATCTTTAAGTTAGAATAGTCTCTTAATCAAATAGCTCCTATTGAAATTTAAGGACACTACTTCAAGAGTCTTTTGTCCCCCCAcccttccctctttttttttccaccgAGTCTTTGAATCTCTGTGAGAGATTTATGAAAATTCCACCACTGTGGGTTCATGTCAACAGAATTAAGGATGTCTGTTAAAGCAAACATCAaagaaacacaaacaaaaataaaacaaagcaaAGATGACATGAAGATTTGATGTGGTTAACACATCAATATGATGTGCTATGTCCATgggcgaagctgaagatgattcaatagaagaagattacagtggagatctctcaagaacaccaaaaCCACGACAAGAACTCTCACCCAGAAACCCTAGGTCAAAAATCGTCAAATCTCACTTGTTTCACTTGCTTGCACAACAAGAGACGAAAACATATAAATAGTCCTCTCAAGTTGGGTCGGTTCATAACATACTGTACCGTAAGGACTTCACCCCCACACCCCCAAATGAGATCACAGACACCTATCAACTCAGACCCTCTGCTACCATTATAGACCTAAGAAAAATCTCATTTGAATCattacacaaaaaaaatgtcaaagcGGGTCAATCTTCGAAACaggtacaagaattcaagacacacatAGCAGTGTCAGTTtagaatcaaaaccaaattggCCGTTTAAAAACCGAATCGAAACAAGTTGGTTCTCTTTTGGTTTAAAAATGTGGAATCTTTTATAGGTTCAATTTTGCTTTCATGATTGAAACCGTCGAATCAAATTACCTATTTTCAAACTAAATAAGGAATGAACTAGAAGTGAACCGAATCAATTCAGTTGTGATTTGGAAAATAGACTCTTATTCGATTTCACTCTTCACATGTTGTATATTGAATCGAactgaaaaatcaaaattaaaccaaaactaAACCGAATCGATTCAATCCTGATTTAAAAAATAGACTcttatttaattttgatttcaacaTAGTGTATCATAaccgaaccaaaaccaaaccaaataacaCCCATAAgtaaagcttttttttttgggtagaaactttgaaaaataattgaaaactgaaaaaattTGAAGTTAGGCAAAACTTGTTAACAACTGAAACCAGCAGAGTTCAATATACAATCTgtgacaaggaaaaaaaaagtccaaTCAACTTTTGTCCATACCAATTAGATGGGACCCAGTACTCTTAAGGATTGGCTAATCTAAAGAAGAGAAGTACTCCACATGATCCAAAACAGTGTACCATAGGCCCCACTGAAGCACATATTTCCTTTTATCATTATATGTGTAGTACAGTATTAACTTCACATCTCCCTCATAATATTATCATGTATGGTACTGTGTCACATCTCCAACATATTATTCATGTATACAGATatgccctaaaaaaaaaaaaagggggaaatttAGATTTGTTTCAGTTAAAAACTccaaaatattttatttgatgaTCATACAAAACACTTGTTTCAGCCAAAAATAATTAGGGGTAGAGATCTGGaaatctttttgttttggttttggccttttttattttagataGGATAAAATGAAATCCCCTTTAAAATTAAGCTTAAATATATCTAATCTATACTTGCATTTTAAGGATTTTCCAATTCCTAACCTAATACCATACTTTTATTGAATATCATGTGATATTGGGTTGTAAAATCCAATTTTTCTTCACtcatgaagagagaatctcttaatccacgGATTTTGATGGTTGGATGGGATTCGAGAATAGTGctaagggcatttctataagaggaaaagagaataatgACATCTAATGGTTGGATTTTCTTCATCTacaatgaagaaaaactttttGCCTTAGGTTGCAATTCTTATAATTTAATAGTGTACTAAGTAAGTGCTAGTGCCCTTTaatctaggtttttttttaattgttttgtcTCTCCTATCCTAACAATGTGGGCTCTATGTAGATGATTCTATTTTCGGCACCGCAATTGGTATGGCATGGGAGATCCCCTATATTGACTTTATGGGATATCTTTGTCCCTTTTTAATTTATCTCTTGACAAAAGGTTTCATGCACGGCCATGCATGGTGCACGACCATGCTTGCAACCATTGGATAGGAATGAGGATCTGTGCACTATACACAATCATGCTCATCTAATAATTGAAAGTATGATCATACACCATACACCGACGTACACAAATCCTCTCCCCTTATTTCTATTAACCAAAAATGTATGTATATCTCATATCTATATCATACCAAAATGTACAATTCGATATCCATAATTCGGTATAAATACGATTTCGGTATTCGGTATTCGGTACACATTGACATttgacactttttttttaataaggtgtctatttcaaattttaatttctaCTCCATTTATTGgacagaaacaaaaaataatccaaaattaTTTGGTTTGGTAAGATCAAACGTGTCCAACCTTCATGGAGAAGTGAGCTTGAACATTATAGTTCACATAATTCTCACGTCATGACTAACAACAACACTTCTTTACTTGTGTGAACGAAATCATTTAAAATCTTCTCATACTTGAAATCCAAATTGAAGGAGAAAATTTGAGAAATTGACACAGAGATCACAACAACTAAACTTTCTGTGTCAATTTAAACTTTGAAAAatgaatcatcatcatcatcacacAGAAACAATTTTTTCTGCAAAATCCATCAATTTACAGCGTAAGAATACAATTTCTCATTCACACAACTGTAACTGTAACTGTAACTGTAACAGCATTATTTCAAGACTCATGTAAACAAACaagttaaagaaagaaagaaagaaaaaaaaggggattcAAAGGACCACCGACCACCAACTCGAACCCTTTCAGTAGATCTTTCATGTACTGTCAACATCTGTATCTGTTCAGAGGGGGAAAAAAGTCCAAAAAGAAAGAcagaaatttcttttttaatggtgGGTATGGAAATCAGTGCCGAATTTACAGTCTAAATCTGCTCAAAGAGATCGAAGCTCGCCCCAGTTAGATCTTCAGATAGTGACGTTAATGGAAAGCTACCGAAATCTTCTGGGCTTTCAGTTTGTTGTCgactctcttcttcctcccatgAACGTAGCTTCACTACTTCTTCAGATTTAATCCCATTGAGCTGAAACATAAACATTGAATCCCATGAGAACACACCATTATTATTGCTAGCCTGAAATTCTGCCGCGTTACAACTGTTGCTAGAACTCTCTCTtgcttcattgaagaagaaTCCATTACTCACTCTTGATGTAGTGATAGAATTCTCTGAAATATCTGTCTCTGTGACATTATCACAAGAAGCTGGACGGCGTATCgaagaaaacccaaattctGAGCTCGTTTCCAAATGGGTTTGATTCTGATTCAAAGTTCTGAAATCTTGGTGGTTTTGATACAGAAGGTTGGGATTAGATCCCGTTGGATTGATTGTGCTCTCTTGGAATTCAAACAAAGGGAAAGGATCAAAGCCTTGCTTGGTCACAGGCTGAACATAGTAGTTTGAGTCGTTAATGGAAACTGTAGTAGTCCCAAGTTGTAAACTTGATAAGGTTCTCTGTTTCTTGAGCTGAGATGTTTGCAAGTCGTCATCATGTTCTCTGCATTTCTTCTCATCTTGTGCTTCAGTTTCAGTCAAGGGCTTGTGGGTGTTTGGGTCAATACCTCTCtgtttgagtttcttcttcagatACGAATTCCAAAAGTTTTTAATCTCATTATCTGTTCTCCCAGGTAACTGTGCTGCAATCTGAGCCCACCTGCATTTCCAAAATTAAGTTTAAGAGATTCTCATTACTGAGTTCATAAAATTCTGATTCACATTCTTCAATCCATGAATTTGAGTTATCAGTAATTAGTACCTGTTGCCCAGAACCTCATGGAGGCCGATTATGAGATCCTCTTCTTGCTGTGAGAACATCCCTCTCTTGAGATCTGGTCTTAAGTAGTTAATCCATCTCAATCTACAACTCTTGCCGCACCTCTGCAGTCCTGCATGAACAGTAACTTTCAAATTAAGGAAATGAAAGAAGATGGGTTGGCTTAGATTGgagaaacaaatcaaaatcagTACCAGCTTGTTTAGGAACAGAACTCCAACATCCAACACCGAACTTAGTGATGTGATTGAAtagtttctcatcttcttcaggAGACCATAAACCTTTCCTGAGTTTCTGCTTAACACAACAAGAATGGCGCCCCATTtgcattgaagaaaaaaaaaaaaatcaaaagaacagAGGTTTCAGAAGAGAATTCAAAGAACCCATATACTTGATACCCAAGAGGATACAGACATGATAAGGTAAGAgctggagagaaaagaagatctGTTATCTGATAGTACCAGAATGGAGAAAACCAGAAATATTTCCAATGATTTAAAGGGGTAATGAAAAATCATGCTTTGGTTTTAAGTAATGGGGtccaaaggagagagagatagagagaaaacAACACGGGAAGGTGAAGCAATCAAGTGGGTTTTACGCAAATCTGGTACTGCTTTTGCATTGGAATGGATTGGGTTTTAAGAAATCTTTCtctctagaaaaaaaaataccaatagTAGAACTACGAGCAGCCCATATGAAGAGCTCCATAAACGTGTAAAATTATCAGTCATTAGTACAGATAATCATAtaatatagagagagagagagagagagagagagaaattcaaTAATTTGGGTTAGATTAGGTTTATTAAGAGATATTTTATGTTAAATCAACTAACAGTTGGAGTTTTAAATATCAGCCGACACACATATGATGTCATGAAATGTGGGGTAGTACTTAGTAGGGTATAGTGATTATTAAAAATGGTTTGGGGACTTTCTCTAATATGGGTAGGGATACCTTTGGTGTTTGTGGGAGTGGGGAGTACCTTAAAGAGTTAATGGGTTAATTTGACCCCCATGAAATGACTTGATTTGAGTGACAAGAAGCGTACTTGGCTCCTTTTATAAGAAAGTACCTTATAGGGGTTATACATATGTTATGATCAATCTGTGATGTCGAAATTGGTGGACCCCTCTCTCAATATTTCATATATCATATATGAACTATGGGATGATTATTATTGTTACGATaagatattttattattttgtagaCAGGTAGATTCCAAGTTTTGTGTTAAAACGAAATTAAtcaaatgcaaaaataaaagcaTTGAAGAACCTCAATTATAGAGAGTGCATGTCAATATTAGAGTTAAAGTTGTTAAAATTATTAGAAGACTGAGCAAGACATTGTTGCCTGGTTGTATCACGTATGGCCTCTGTATTTGTGTAGGGGTATCaacatgaatgagattttttatttcatagagGGTAGGATAGTAATTTCGTGTACTCATATGCTTAGGCATAGGATCCATGAGGATCCTGATTCTGTTCTACGGTTCAcctaccatcctagggttcacaaaccccttctagggttctagtatattccaaaataccttcCCGTTACCCATTTCTACCGTCTCCCACCGTTTGGTAAtaagatcccattcaccgtgggtgaagggaaactcgatcctttttattttattttaagataaataaataaacacatGTTGTTAATAGTGTCAGTAGAGAGATAAGAGTCCAGTAGAAGAGGAGAGGTGGTAGACAGAATACATATGAGTTGTTACCGTCTATTAAAAGTGTAAACCGACGAATCCAGCGAAGCGATGCCAGACTTTGACGTCATTGTCGTTGTAGTTATTGTCAAGGTGGGGATATATAATGCTCAGGAGGCATCAGGGGCCAGGGCTCCAGTGAATGAGGGATTTAATTCAGTACATCACATTTCCAATGTCAATAATAAAACGGTGTCATAATCAGATGTCAGTCTCAACTTGATGAGGTCTTTTTCACCGTTAGATTTTTTTGCAGTCTTCCTTCTGTGGCCGTGGAAGGAGAGGCCGTAGCGTCCGCACGTGTGAGGAAGATTCTTTCCCTCGTAGggtaggttttttttattgatacgGTTCATGTGCTGCCGCACTCTACTGTGGGTTAGGGTTGTCATTTCGTGTTCGCAATCATTCACGATTTTGACAATTTAGAAGGTAAGGCCATGTACATTATCATTCGATCCCTACCGACCCAAGGTAGTAAAAACGGGAACGGCACAAAAACAGAAATGGATATACAACTCCATACGGTATCGTTAAAAACggcaaaaaaacagaaatgaatACTAACGGTTTTAAacatgtaattttatttttttttttaaaaggttaGTGAAAACTCATATATATTGGCTATAGTGTTGTTCATTGTTGTCAATACAACCAACATACTCTCACATTGATGCATTTTTAGTTGGAGTTGAGAGTCATCGATTTAGAAATCCTTTTCTACATATTGATGCATAAGTTTATAGTTTATTTAAGGGGTTTGTGTATTGAACATGAACTAAAGATGATAGCATGAGAAATGTAACCCTTCAAGTTCACTTTATATTGGTGAAAGAATCAAGTCGATCGGAGTTCGGTAAAGAGAGATATGATCAGTTAAGTATACCATTATTCAACAAAtctaaaaatcttaaaaaaaaaaaacctaaaaacgaaaaacatattttaaatgtgtttaaaCAGGAATGATTATTGTTTGCCGCTTTTGTGGCAAAATGcttttaaaatggtaaaaaaaagggaaagtgtTTAAAATTATGTTTTAAATATGTTTTTGCCAACTATGTTCCAGACTCGAAATAGTAGGAGCGACATACATTAGATATGTGCCATGGTTCATAATCTTGGATCGAATCGGTCAAAATCGTTCAGAACATATGGGTTTCGGCCTAAACCAATCTCAAATAATAACCGATCATGTCCAGTATTAGTGGATCGTTCCTTGAATCCGTCAACTTGGTCAAATCACATGAATCACGGGATTGGATTAGTCGGTATCAGTCATTACGATTATAAAATAGTTCGTAATCTCGGGGTCAGGTCGGTCtagatcggatcggtatcaTCCGTGCTTTTCcaatttacttttaattttttaatattattttgacTGATAACAATCTGAACCGATCCGACTAATATCgaccaatccaatccaatccaatccaaaattACAAAATCTGCCAATCTTGGCCAATATAAGAGATGATCCATTGAAATCTGATttatgatattattttttatcgATAGTGACCAATTTTTATTGATGTAGGATTGTAGGTCAATATTGGCCCTGACCAATCCCAAGACCGATCCTAGGATAGGAAccatgtgtatatatataaaggtgTCATTGTCATATATATTTTTCGAGTATATATGTGAAATAAAACTATTAGCTtcattggaagaagaaaaaaaattctgttacatgaaaaaggcaaaaaataaggttataaattatttgacacattGAAGAGCGtcgtcaataagaaaatctcattcATGTTACAATACTAACTCCTACTATTATATTATGCCCAGTGATATACACTGCAACCACCACACAAAGACTTATACTCCTCATCCTACATCAAAGGTTGTTTTACTTCCTTTACTTTTATTTACTAtatcttttttataatttttatttatttatttataatttcatattgagaaatttgattttaaaaaaaactataaatatgttatacatattatttgtaagttgataattttatattttaatgtaGACTTATAAAATAAGTAtctaaaaaataataggatGTCCAGTACATCTTTTTTTGGATGTTCAATGTGTACAAAAGAAATTATGAAGTATGTGAAATGTGATCCAAATAGTATAATTGAATTAATAATAATTTACACAAAAATCATAGGCTATAATACTATTATGGTCCATAATCCGTTTGTCTTGTTGCAAAGTGTTAGGCACTGATCAAGACAAAAACTTGTTTGTTTcttattatcatttttttattattatttctcttcAGAAATGGACCCAAGTATTAATATTTATGAGTGAAAACCAAGGCATTGTTGAGCTGTAGAGTGTGCCTGGTACAACAGCTAATTAATATAATCCCCTATGTAATTTTGTATGAACCTATAATATGTACTTTCTTCTTTAATgtcttaaaaaaatattttttttttctttttcttattttaggaggtgaataaaaaataaattaaaaagaaagaacataGTATAACACAGAAGCTAAAGAGACACGCCTAAGGGTAATCTTattcaaaatcctaaaaacaAATAACCATCGGTTGATACATCAAAAGACAGGAtgcctaaaaaaaaacaaatgaacagAGGTTGATACTTCAAAATTCAGGATGgaagaaacaccaaaataaagtGATGATATATCAAGAACCCGGGaaaggggagggagggagggagagagataagaGGAAGGTCCCAACATGTGGTCAAGTGCCTATTTTTAAAGTGTTTGAGTTTACAGATCAAATGGAAAGAAGTCTATGTCTGATTCTAAAAGTAAAAGCTTTCCAAATCTGTTTTATAGTGCACGCCGAGTAAGTCTAtcgtcttttattttttttccaacaagTATGAATAATGGCAGCATTAAAGACAAGCTTTCCAATATATAGTCACAAATTAATTTACCATTGAAACTTTTTAAGACCCACCTATATTCTCTTTGAAAGGTAAGTATTGTTCTTTGTTGAGGTCAACAAATATTGAAGATCCATTTTAACCGTCACActgatctttttttcttttttggatgggggggggggtggtgggggggaCACTGTAATGTGGGTAGTTTATCTGGGTTAGATGCCTTTTAAAGAATAAGAGAGGTTTTCAAATAGATCTTGAAATatgacaagaaaagaagaggtggtCCACGTTTTCTTGAGAGTTTCAATATAAACAACAATTAGAAATGACCAAATTTCTCTAGAGAAGGAACTCCTAGATAGGAAGAGATATGATTAGAGCATGCCAAACAGTGAAATTGTGTCTAGAAATGTTTAAATTGAGCTGAACAATCTTATACTAGGGATCTTATGAAGATTTTGATCAAATCAAGTTCTAGGTTGAGACAGAACCAAATTTCTTTGAAGAATTAGGAAGCCAAAGAACTAAATCACTACTTCCTCGAGGTCTCAAGAGAGTAGAAGGCCAATTGTTGCGTAAGGGGGTGGGGAAGGTTTGGGTTAGGACCTTTGGGAGGATCTCTGGGGAAACAGGACTTTCGAGAGTCAATGCCTGTTCCAGAAGAGAAAGTAGACCAAATCTCAATCAGATTGCTGGAAGTATTAGGACTTGAACACCAGTTGCCATCTAGGATAATAGAAGAGACCTTAGTCATTCCATCAGAACCAATAACATACCTTATACGGCCACCATATCTGAAAATAAGCACTACATTAAGATGCCACTTGTCAACCCAAAGGGGTGTCACAATCATCATCAATAATAGATCAAATGGGTCACTAACGAGATGTCTATACTTAAAAATTTTCTTCCAAGTGCATCATTAGGGCAAGTGGCAGTTCAAATGAAAGCAGATTTTAAGTATCTTAAGTATACCCAGTTGGTCTAAATACTTCTCTTTCTACTTTTCTAGATAATATTTTTTAGCTAAGTGTGAGTCCTGCAATGTTCTCATCTTTTGGGAGACAAAGTTTTGCTCAATTGATAAGATAAAGGAAATTaagggtttttttgttttttttaaacttttccAAAGGAATAAAGACATAATTGATTCTATATCTTAGAAATGTTAGAGGCTAGAAGCTCAAAATCACTAGACCAGTAAATATATGAATTTTGCATTATCGATCTAATGAGTTCGAGTTGCCCTGCATAAGAAAGAAGCTTACTCTCTCATAGTTGTAAACTTTTTCGAAGTCTATCCAAAATAGGGGAACAATGATGAGCACATACCTTCTAAGAGATTAGCGGAAGACCCAGATATTTAATTGAAAAACGTCCTTCAGGAATATCCAAAATGTCTTTGAATTAGGTCATTATGCCAGCAGAGACTCCTAAGAAGAATGCCAAAGAGAATTTAtataaataccaaaaatatCAAAGAAGGTATCCAAAGCTTCCTTTATTGAAGAAATAGAGTAGGATGAAGCTTTGACAAAAATCATGAGATCATCCGCAAAATGACTTGATAAAATCGGTGATTTTGATATTTTGGGGTCTAAAATGACTTGATCCGAATTCCAACTCGACATTCGTATCATTGTAGACTAAGATCGATAAAACAGCCACCGATACCATATATTAAAACCTTGGTCCATATCTCTATCTCTATATCCATATCCATCTTATTCCACTCCCATTACATCCGTCCATGCATccatttaggggtgtcaaaaataAGATCGATTTGACTGAATGGATGAAATTGATCGGATCGAaccaaaaccaatcaaaaatatTATTCATTCGacattgattttggtttttagcaaccATTATAGATCGAAACCGATCAGAATGATGACTGATCGTTTGGACTGAGATcagaaaaaaaaccaataaaaatcgAAGGAAAAAAcgaaaaatcaaaaccaatcgGATTGACCCATCAGAGCCCTCTCACATGGCATCGTGAGATTATCACTCACCAAGCACTAATGTGATCACTcatcaattttaaaattttgaacaaTGTAATAATATTGGAGCCGATTACCAATCGGAACTAGTTCATCCATTAATAAATAGTTCTAGATCTCAAGTTTGGAACCGATAAGATAAATGGGTCGGTTTTGGTCCTGACCCCTCAAGACTAAACCAATTAGGAACCAGACCAACTACATAGAATCGGATCAATTTACACCCTTATCCCTATGTATGCATTGATATACCATCATGGTTTTGAATGATGTAATATTTCATGATGAATTCCAATTTGACGTGCATCTACAAATTATACACGTATGGTCCGATCTTTATCGTATCAGTATCGACAGTGATTGATACAACCACCAATAAATATTGATACCTATAACTATGATTGTGGGAATCTTCATCATTTGCTGGGGATTTACGACCTTTTCATAGAATGGTTTTTTCTGAGCGGAGTAATAGGGTTTGCCCTTTTCTCTTGAGTCAAGGTTTCCTTCAACATTGGGAATTAGGgaagagagaatttcttcatCACTATTGAATAATGATATAAACGTGTGATTGAACTCTTATGTCATCATTAAATCACATCCTTGTTTATAAACAAAGTCGAAAATAATCTTCCCATGTTAATCAAAAGGTTTAGATTTTCATGgtgaaaagaaaagattctTTCTTCACCGTGAATGAAGACTTATCGTGCCAAATTggatttaatattttattttttatagacGAGAGAATCTTTTCACCCATGATGATTTGATGTTATTGTTATTAAAGatccaaaatatccttatcCAATTCAATCAGATGGAAAAAACCAGTAGATTCTCACTTCACCATCACCATAGGTCAAGAGAAAGTGGGTCCGTCAGTATCCATCTAACTCCTTTCCTCCTCTCTATCATTGGAGAGTTTTTTGTGCTAACAACAGCACACGTAAGAGACACGTAAGAATACTACGTGTGATTGCGTCATATGACGTGGCCAGcatgaaatttcaatttttttaaaaaaatgggtccCAGTGACACATCAGAATGGACTTGGTTATGTTCATGGAGATTAGATTCCATTACACGTAAAGTAGAGAGAGTCTTTCTAGAAGAGACGACATGGCTGCAGACTAGGGAATCGTTATAAACGTTATTCCCTCCAATTTGCTGCTCTCTTCAATTTTTCCAAATCTTCACATGAGGGTGAAAATGACTATTCTATTCCTTGCCCGAAAATACTGCCTAAGTTGGGTCCACTCTCCCCTATCAAAGAAATTTGAGGAATTAGAAGTGCCCATGAATTGAAAGTGATAATTATTCTGGGACGAGGATGActcactctttcttttcttcctgtATAGAGACATGGCCTCCATGGCACGCAGCCACAACTTACTATTGAAATTATGAAGTATGTGAAATGTGATCCAAATAATTAAATTGAATTAGCACAAATTGGATCTCAAAGTCAAGTCATATAagaatgtatatatatatatatatgacctTAAATTCAAATTTGTCATTTATACTGCTTTGTCCtcacaaataaaatagaataaagaACTAGGGATTAAAGGTCAACACTAATTATGGTTGGTTTTTTTAGGGGGTACTAGAAGGatagttttttagtgtaatagttttgaaataatataattttatatatttatagccAATAAAAGTAGTGTTGTTCTCCTAAAGAAGACATTGTC
The nucleotide sequence above comes from Telopea speciosissima isolate NSW1024214 ecotype Mountain lineage chromosome 3, Tspe_v1, whole genome shotgun sequence. Encoded proteins:
- the LOC122656074 gene encoding transcription factor MYB7-like, yielding MQMGRHSCCVKQKLRKGLWSPEEDEKLFNHITKFGVGCWSSVPKQAGLQRCGKSCRLRWINYLRPDLKRGMFSQQEEDLIIGLHEVLGNRWAQIAAQLPGRTDNEIKNFWNSYLKKKLKQRGIDPNTHKPLTETEAQDEKKCREHDDDLQTSQLKKQRTLSSLQLGTTTVSINDSNYYVQPVTKQGFDPFPLFEFQESTINPTGSNPNLLYQNHQDFRTLNQNQTHLETSSEFGFSSIRRPASCDNVTETDISENSITTSRVSNGFFFNEARESSSNSCNAAEFQASNNNGVFSWDSMFMFQLNGIKSEEVVKLRSWEEEESRQQTESPEDFGSFPLTSLSEDLTGASFDLFEQI